In the genome of Porphyrobacter sp. ULC335, one region contains:
- a CDS encoding class I SAM-dependent methyltransferase gives MKQHAPATERNRGPIAEVLSRELPASGTVLEIAAGTGEHAVFFAGRFSGLGWQPTDPSPEALASIAAYRDEYAGGNLAEPLLLDAAEPDRWPVVAAAAILCINMVHISPWQATEGLFHGAARLLAGTGGPLILYGPYIEQGVETAPSNLDFDASLKARNPAWGLRAADALDALADQHGLRRTARYALPANNIMLIYRII, from the coding sequence TTGAAACAGCACGCCCCCGCCACCGAACGCAACCGGGGCCCCATCGCCGAAGTGCTGTCGCGCGAACTGCCAGCCAGCGGCACAGTACTCGAAATTGCAGCGGGGACGGGGGAGCACGCTGTGTTTTTCGCCGGGCGCTTTTCCGGGCTAGGGTGGCAACCCACCGATCCCTCGCCGGAAGCTTTGGCGTCGATTGCAGCCTACCGCGACGAATATGCTGGCGGGAATCTGGCCGAACCGCTCCTGCTTGACGCGGCGGAGCCAGATCGTTGGCCGGTTGTCGCAGCGGCCGCAATTCTGTGCATCAACATGGTCCACATCAGCCCTTGGCAGGCGACCGAAGGGCTTTTCCATGGTGCCGCCCGGCTATTGGCCGGCACCGGCGGGCCGTTGATCCTTTATGGACCCTATATCGAGCAAGGGGTGGAAACCGCGCCGTCGAACCTCGATTTCGACGCCAGCCTGAAGGCCCGCAATCCGGCGTGGGGCTTGCGCGCTGCCGATGCGCTTGACGCTCTTGCAGATCAGCACGGGTTGAGGCGGACAGCGCGATATGCGTTGCCCGCCAACAACATCATGCTGATTTATAGGATTATTTAG
- a CDS encoding Entericidin EcnA/B family protein: MIRKVLTAAALTALALTATACNTVDGIGDDIKSVGQAGKRAID; encoded by the coding sequence ATGATTCGCAAAGTTCTGACCGCCGCTGCCCTCACCGCTCTCGCGCTGACCGCCACTGCCTGCAACACGGTTGACGGCATTGGTGACGATATCAAGTCGGTCGGTCAGGCCGGCAAGCGCGCAATCGACTAA
- a CDS encoding Entericidin EcnA/B family protein, producing the protein MSTRNLIAAIAFSALALTTTACNTVDGAGDDLKSASREVKKEI; encoded by the coding sequence ATGTCCACTCGAAATCTGATTGCCGCCATCGCCTTCTCCGCTCTCGCGCTCACCACTACTGCGTGCAACACTGTCGATGGCGCGGGCGACGATCTGAAGTCGGCCTCGCGCGAGGTGAAGAAAGAGATCTGA
- a CDS encoding DMT family transporter, translating into MDGSIARPRPLLALFVRLLAALALATMGMLVKLAGTRGAHLMELIFWRQLLTMVLLGGGLALTGRLALLRTKRLPAHARRAASGLFGMIFTYGAVLLLPLAEATTLGFTAPIFAVLIAIALFRERIGPYRWSAVAIGFAGVIVVMQPFSGLHEGVTLAGIAVGLVAPLMVAFISFQIQDLNTTENPWSIVFWFAALSMPVAAIALPFVAAAHDPVTWALILGMGLVGAAAQMLLTTSLRFGSAAVILLMDYTALLWASFYGFYIFDRAAPASLWLGAPLIIGAGLLIAWRERQLARSRVHSGE; encoded by the coding sequence ATGGATGGCTCGATCGCTCGCCCCCGGCCCTTGCTCGCGCTATTCGTGCGGCTGCTCGCTGCCTTGGCGCTGGCGACGATGGGGATGCTGGTCAAACTCGCCGGGACTCGCGGCGCGCACCTGATGGAACTTATCTTCTGGCGTCAGCTGCTCACCATGGTGCTGCTCGGGGGCGGCCTTGCACTCACCGGTCGGCTTGCTCTGCTCCGGACGAAGCGCCTTCCAGCCCATGCGCGGCGCGCGGCAAGCGGGCTATTCGGGATGATCTTCACCTACGGCGCAGTGCTACTGCTTCCGCTTGCAGAGGCCACCACGCTCGGCTTCACCGCGCCCATCTTTGCGGTGCTGATCGCCATTGCCTTGTTCCGGGAGCGGATCGGCCCCTACCGGTGGAGCGCAGTGGCCATTGGCTTTGCCGGGGTGATCGTGGTGATGCAGCCTTTCTCCGGCCTTCACGAGGGTGTGACGCTGGCGGGCATAGCCGTGGGCCTTGTCGCACCCTTGATGGTCGCGTTCATCAGCTTCCAGATCCAGGACCTCAACACCACCGAAAATCCGTGGAGCATCGTCTTCTGGTTCGCCGCACTGAGCATGCCCGTGGCCGCGATCGCCCTACCCTTTGTCGCGGCGGCGCATGATCCGGTCACCTGGGCACTGATCCTCGGAATGGGGCTTGTTGGCGCGGCGGCACAGATGCTGCTGACAACCTCGCTAAGGTTCGGATCGGCCGCAGTTATCCTGCTGATGGATTATACCGCGCTGCTGTGGGCAAGCTTCTACGGCTTCTACATTTTCGACCGCGCCGCGCCCGCGAGCCTGTGGCTGGGAGCACCACTGATCATCGGGGCCGGACTGCTGATCGCGTGGCGGGAGCGGCAGCTCGCCCGATCCCGAGTGCACTCTGGCGAATAG
- a CDS encoding CpaF family protein has translation MKPGSRPAFGVARPMKGAGSAPRGGEQFPPIPGEAAAARPAPASAPAQSHRPATTSEAIDRLNERMTAVNEGNSEVGGFEASVHKIKEQVLPRLLERVDPEAAATLSKEELSEEFRPIIMEVLAELKVTLNRREQFALEKVLIDELLGFGPLEELLNDPDISDIMVNGPDQTYIEKKGKLVLAPIRFRDEQHLFQIAQRIVNQVGRRVDQTTPLADARLKDGSRVNVIVPPLSLRGTAISIRKFSEKPITLDMLRDFGSMSDKMCTALKIAGACRMNVVISGGTGSGKTTMLNALSKMIDPGERVLTIEDAAELRLQQPHWLPLETRPPNLEGQGAITIGDLVKNALRMRPDRIILGEIRGAECFDLLAAMNTGHDGSMCTLHANSPRECLGRMENMILMGDIKIPKEAISRQIAESVDLIVQVKRLRDGSRRTTNITEVIGMEGDVIVTQELFKFEYLDESEDGKILGEFRSSGLRPYTLEKARQFGFDQAYLEACL, from the coding sequence ATGAAGCCGGGTTCACGCCCAGCTTTCGGCGTCGCACGGCCAATGAAGGGTGCAGGATCGGCGCCGCGCGGCGGCGAACAGTTCCCGCCTATCCCGGGCGAGGCTGCGGCGGCGCGACCCGCCCCGGCATCCGCGCCCGCTCAGTCGCACCGGCCAGCCACGACTTCCGAAGCGATCGACCGCCTCAACGAGCGGATGACTGCGGTCAACGAAGGCAATTCCGAAGTCGGCGGCTTCGAGGCTAGCGTCCACAAGATCAAGGAGCAGGTGCTTCCCCGCCTGCTCGAGCGCGTTGACCCTGAAGCGGCGGCTACACTTTCCAAGGAGGAACTCTCCGAAGAATTCCGCCCGATCATCATGGAAGTGCTGGCCGAGCTGAAGGTCACCCTGAACCGGCGCGAGCAGTTTGCGCTGGAAAAGGTGCTGATCGACGAGCTGCTCGGCTTCGGCCCGCTCGAAGAACTGCTGAACGATCCCGATATCTCCGATATCATGGTCAACGGGCCGGACCAGACCTACATCGAAAAGAAGGGCAAGCTAGTGCTCGCCCCGATCCGCTTCCGCGACGAACAGCACCTGTTCCAGATCGCCCAGCGCATCGTGAACCAGGTCGGCCGCCGCGTCGACCAGACCACGCCGCTCGCCGACGCCCGCTTGAAGGACGGCTCGCGTGTGAACGTGATTGTGCCGCCGCTCTCGCTGCGCGGTACTGCGATCTCGATTCGTAAGTTTTCCGAGAAGCCGATCACGCTCGACATGCTGCGCGACTTCGGTTCGATGTCCGACAAGATGTGCACCGCGCTGAAAATCGCGGGCGCGTGCCGGATGAACGTCGTCATCTCGGGCGGTACCGGTTCGGGTAAAACCACCATGCTCAACGCTCTGTCGAAAATGATCGACCCGGGCGAGCGCGTGCTGACCATCGAAGACGCGGCCGAACTTCGCCTGCAGCAGCCGCACTGGCTGCCGCTGGAAACCCGCCCGCCGAACCTCGAAGGCCAGGGCGCGATCACCATCGGCGACCTCGTGAAGAACGCCCTGCGTATGCGTCCTGACCGCATCATCCTCGGGGAAATTCGCGGCGCGGAGTGTTTCGATCTCCTCGCGGCGATGAACACCGGTCACGATGGTTCGATGTGTACGCTGCACGCCAACAGCCCGCGTGAATGCCTTGGCCGTATGGAAAACATGATCCTGATGGGCGACATCAAGATCCCCAAGGAAGCCATCAGCCGCCAGATCGCCGAATCCGTCGATCTGATCGTGCAGGTAAAGCGTCTGCGCGACGGTTCGCGCCGCACCACCAACATCACCGAGGTGATCGGGATGGAAGGCGACGTGATCGTGACGCAGGAATTGTTCAAGTTCGAATACCTGGACGAGAGCGAGGACGGGAAGATTCTCGGCGAATTCCGCTCGTCGGGCCTGCGTCCCTATACGCTGGAAAAGGCGCGGCAGTTCGGATTTGATCAGGCTTATCTTGAGGCCTGCCTCTGA
- the glmS gene encoding glutamine--fructose-6-phosphate transaminase (isomerizing): MCGIIGIVGQSSVADRLVDGLKRMEYRGYDSAGICTLHDGELVRRRAEGRLANLVTVLAGDPAPGNVGIAHTRWATHGAPTAANAHPHATGEVAIVHNGIIENFKDLRAELAAQGRVFESETDSEVVAHLISAEVEAGSDPVEAVRNVLPRLRGAFALAIAFRQHPEFLIGARLGSPLVLGYGPEGEGAEMYLGSDALALAPLTQRIAYLEEGDWVVIRRDSAQIYDVDNNPVAREVRASGASAAAVEKGNYRHFMQKEIYEQPTVVAQTLASYLRRSDNSVALPQIDFDLSSIRRLTIVACGTSFYAGMVAKYWFEQFARVPVDIDVASEFRYRNPVLEDGGLALFISQSGETADTLAALRHCKANGQTIGVVVNVPTSTMAREADLLLPTHAGPEIGVASTKAFTCQLAVLAALAAHMAVKKGRLNREEEAEIVRHLLEAPAALNAALAHDDDIAAMAHLIAPARDVLYLGRGQDYPLALEGALKLKEISYIHAEGYAAGEMKHGPIALIDDSVPVVVIAPSGPLFEKTVSNMEEVRARGGQVVLISDAEGIAEAGDGCIATIEMPVVHPLIVPLVYAVPVQLLAYHVAVVKGTDVDQPRNLAKSVTVE; encoded by the coding sequence ATGTGCGGCATTATCGGGATCGTGGGACAGAGTAGCGTCGCCGACCGGCTGGTCGATGGTCTGAAGCGCATGGAATATCGCGGCTATGACAGCGCCGGCATCTGCACCCTTCATGACGGCGAGCTGGTGCGCCGCCGCGCTGAAGGGCGCCTCGCCAACCTGGTGACAGTTCTTGCGGGCGATCCCGCGCCCGGAAATGTCGGTATCGCGCATACGCGCTGGGCCACCCACGGTGCACCGACAGCAGCCAATGCCCACCCGCACGCGACCGGCGAAGTGGCCATCGTCCACAATGGCATCATCGAGAATTTCAAGGACCTCCGGGCCGAACTCGCCGCACAGGGCCGGGTGTTCGAAAGCGAAACCGACAGCGAAGTGGTCGCGCATCTGATCTCGGCCGAGGTCGAGGCTGGCTCCGATCCGGTTGAAGCGGTGCGCAACGTGCTGCCGCGCCTGCGCGGCGCGTTTGCGCTCGCCATCGCCTTCCGCCAGCATCCCGAATTTCTGATCGGTGCTCGCCTCGGCTCGCCTTTGGTGCTCGGCTATGGCCCCGAGGGCGAGGGCGCCGAGATGTATCTCGGCTCGGACGCGCTGGCGCTCGCACCGCTGACGCAGCGCATCGCCTATCTCGAAGAGGGCGACTGGGTGGTGATCCGCCGCGACTCTGCGCAGATCTATGACGTGGACAACAATCCCGTGGCCCGCGAAGTTCGCGCCTCGGGTGCCTCGGCGGCGGCGGTGGAGAAGGGCAATTACCGCCACTTCATGCAGAAGGAGATCTACGAGCAGCCCACCGTGGTGGCGCAGACGCTTGCGTCCTATCTGCGCCGGTCAGACAATTCAGTGGCGCTGCCGCAGATCGATTTCGACCTGTCGAGCATTCGCCGACTCACCATCGTTGCCTGCGGAACATCGTTCTATGCAGGGATGGTGGCCAAATACTGGTTCGAGCAATTCGCGCGCGTCCCTGTCGACATCGATGTGGCCTCGGAGTTCCGCTACCGCAACCCGGTGCTGGAAGATGGCGGCCTTGCGCTGTTCATTTCGCAGAGCGGCGAGACGGCGGATACGTTGGCGGCGCTAAGGCATTGCAAGGCGAACGGACAGACCATCGGCGTGGTCGTCAACGTGCCGACAAGCACCATGGCGCGCGAGGCCGATCTGCTGCTGCCGACCCATGCCGGCCCGGAAATCGGCGTCGCATCGACCAAGGCTTTCACCTGCCAGCTCGCGGTGCTCGCCGCCCTGGCTGCGCACATGGCGGTCAAAAAGGGCCGCCTTAATCGCGAAGAGGAGGCCGAGATCGTGCGCCACCTTCTTGAAGCGCCCGCTGCGCTCAACGCCGCGCTGGCGCATGACGATGACATTGCGGCGATGGCGCACCTCATCGCTCCGGCACGCGATGTGCTTTATCTCGGCCGCGGGCAGGATTATCCGCTGGCGCTTGAAGGCGCATTGAAGCTGAAGGAAATCAGCTACATTCATGCCGAAGGCTATGCCGCAGGCGAGATGAAGCACGGCCCCATCGCGCTGATCGACGATTCTGTGCCGGTGGTGGTGATCGCGCCGTCCGGCCCGCTGTTCGAAAAGACCGTCTCGAACATGGAGGAAGTGCGCGCGCGCGGGGGTCAGGTGGTACTGATTTCGGACGCGGAGGGCATTGCCGAGGCAGGCGATGGCTGCATCGCGACGATAGAAATGCCGGTGGTTCATCCGCTGATTGTGCCGCTGGTCTATGCCGTGCCGGTGCAATTGCTCGCTTATCACGTTGCAGTCGTGAAGGGCACGGATGTCGATCAGCCGCGCAATCTCGCCAAATCGGTGACGGTCGAATAG
- a CDS encoding putative bifunctional diguanylate cyclase/phosphodiesterase: MRIGPAALERRQNLNSAAAAACWVGGLLAFPPLADGAQDITMLLCVLVLMISSTFVFSTSPLSVLIYIAMLGAGAALSLALDWQWPAVGGVILFTIASLVATIQVRTIFLKARLAEASVIEKDKVVSLLLREFEENEADWLWEVDPARRLRAVSPRFAFALGRAQADVEGKPLLEMVAGRNWTNGQFPPSLHDLAERLKNRESFPNMLVQVSILGEERWWELSGTPMRDEQGRFTGFRGVGSDVTEQRKSSEKIAYLARFDTLTQLPNRLQLTEALGEALRYAVQWRTRCALLMVDLDRFKAVNDSLGHMTGDKLLAQVSARLQSLMGENQLCGRLGGDEFAIVIRDASTPGVVRDLARQVIERLSEPYQVDHHTLYVGASVGSAEGPRDGNSVEEMMRNADLALYRAKDGGGGEHCGFEPVLHASAEERRQLEMALRKALGRDELLLHYQPVVDANTESVVSFEALVRWNSAEHGFISPGKFIPLAEDTRLIVPIGQWVMRKACEEARNWPDHIKVNVNVSPEQLLEPGFHDEVVEALAATGLKPERLEVEVTESIFLRDATVARNALEKVMALGCSVALDDFGTGYSSLGYLRKLKFSTIKVDRTFVQGAAQGSAESLAIINAVVAMANSLKMTTTAEGVETLEEANLIRSLGCDKIQGFYFGRPMTATDARGLFKAVRERRA; this comes from the coding sequence ATGAGGATCGGTCCGGCTGCGCTTGAACGGCGGCAAAACCTCAACTCCGCGGCTGCTGCTGCGTGCTGGGTGGGAGGCCTGCTCGCGTTCCCCCCCTTGGCGGACGGTGCTCAGGACATCACCATGCTCCTGTGCGTATTGGTGCTGATGATATCGTCGACCTTCGTGTTTTCGACATCGCCGCTCAGTGTGCTGATCTATATTGCCATGTTGGGGGCGGGTGCGGCGCTGTCCTTGGCGCTTGACTGGCAATGGCCGGCGGTAGGCGGTGTGATCCTGTTTACCATCGCCAGCCTTGTCGCGACCATTCAGGTGCGGACGATATTCCTCAAGGCGCGGCTCGCGGAAGCCTCCGTGATCGAGAAGGATAAGGTGGTATCGCTGCTGCTGCGCGAATTCGAGGAAAACGAGGCCGACTGGCTATGGGAGGTTGATCCGGCGCGGCGTCTTCGCGCGGTAAGCCCCCGTTTCGCATTCGCGCTGGGCCGGGCGCAGGCCGATGTCGAGGGCAAGCCGCTGCTGGAGATGGTGGCGGGACGCAACTGGACGAACGGGCAGTTCCCCCCCAGCCTCCATGATCTGGCCGAGCGCCTGAAGAACCGCGAAAGCTTCCCGAACATGCTGGTGCAGGTCTCGATCCTGGGCGAGGAGCGGTGGTGGGAGCTTTCCGGCACCCCGATGCGCGACGAGCAGGGAAGATTCACGGGTTTCCGCGGCGTTGGTTCGGACGTGACGGAACAGCGCAAGTCATCGGAGAAGATCGCCTATCTGGCGCGCTTCGATACGCTTACCCAGTTACCCAATCGATTGCAGCTCACCGAAGCGCTGGGCGAGGCTCTGCGTTACGCAGTACAGTGGCGCACGCGTTGTGCCCTGCTGATGGTCGACCTCGACCGGTTCAAGGCAGTCAATGATTCGCTGGGCCACATGACCGGTGACAAGCTGCTGGCGCAGGTGTCGGCGCGGCTGCAATCGCTGATGGGCGAGAATCAGCTGTGTGGGCGGCTCGGCGGAGACGAGTTTGCGATCGTCATCCGCGACGCCAGCACGCCCGGTGTGGTGCGCGATCTTGCCCGGCAGGTGATCGAGCGCTTGTCGGAGCCCTATCAGGTCGACCACCACACGCTTTATGTTGGTGCCAGCGTCGGCTCTGCCGAGGGGCCGCGCGACGGCAACTCTGTCGAGGAAATGATGCGCAATGCAGACCTCGCCCTCTACCGCGCAAAAGATGGCGGCGGCGGCGAACACTGCGGTTTCGAGCCGGTACTCCACGCCTCTGCCGAGGAGCGCCGTCAGCTCGAAATGGCTTTGCGCAAAGCGCTCGGCCGTGATGAGCTGTTGCTGCATTATCAGCCGGTCGTCGACGCGAACACGGAAAGCGTCGTCAGCTTCGAAGCACTGGTGCGGTGGAACAGCGCCGAGCATGGCTTCATCAGTCCGGGCAAATTCATTCCGCTCGCCGAAGACACCCGCCTGATCGTGCCGATCGGACAATGGGTGATGCGCAAGGCGTGCGAAGAGGCGCGCAACTGGCCGGATCACATCAAGGTCAACGTCAACGTTTCGCCCGAACAGCTGCTTGAGCCCGGCTTCCATGACGAGGTCGTGGAGGCGCTTGCGGCGACCGGTCTCAAACCCGAAAGGCTTGAGGTAGAGGTGACCGAGAGCATCTTCCTGCGCGACGCCACTGTTGCGCGCAATGCGCTCGAGAAGGTGATGGCACTCGGCTGTTCGGTGGCACTTGACGATTTCGGGACCGGCTATTCGTCGCTCGGCTACCTGCGCAAGCTGAAGTTCTCGACCATCAAGGTCGATCGCACCTTCGTGCAGGGTGCTGCCCAAGGCAGCGCCGAAAGTCTCGCCATCATCAATGCGGTGGTGGCAATGGCCAACAGCCTGAAAATGACGACGACGGCGGAAGGGGTGGAAACCCTTGAGGAGGCCAACCTGATCCGCAGCCTCGGCTGCGACAAGATTCAGGGGTTCTACTTCGGCCGGCCAATGACCGCGACAGACGCGCGCGGCCTGTTCAAAGCTGTGCGGGAGCGCCGCGCCTGA
- the purQ gene encoding phosphoribosylformylglycinamidine synthase subunit PurQ — MAFRAAVITFPGSNCDRDMATALEAVSGQAALRVWHGDADLPAGLDLIALPGGFSYGDYLRSGAMAATSPIMRAVIAAADRGVPVLGVCNGFQVLTEARLLPGALLRNAGQRFVCRTVALRVANTTSPFTAGYAAGETIRIPVAHHDGNYYADSETLDLLEGEGRVAFRYGEAVNGSARDIAGVVSANGRVLGMMPHPERAIEPAAVNALGGADGRRLFENILASFATA; from the coding sequence ATGGCCTTCCGCGCCGCCGTCATCACCTTTCCGGGCTCCAACTGCGATCGTGACATGGCAACGGCGCTTGAAGCGGTGTCGGGGCAGGCGGCTCTGCGCGTGTGGCACGGTGATGCCGACCTTCCCGCGGGCCTCGATCTGATCGCCCTGCCCGGGGGCTTTTCTTACGGCGACTACCTCCGCTCAGGCGCGATGGCTGCCACCAGCCCGATCATGCGCGCGGTCATCGCTGCGGCGGATCGCGGCGTGCCGGTGCTTGGGGTGTGCAACGGCTTTCAGGTCCTCACCGAAGCCCGATTGCTGCCGGGTGCGCTGCTGCGCAATGCCGGACAGCGCTTCGTTTGCCGCACGGTGGCGCTGAGGGTCGCGAATACGACATCGCCTTTCACTGCTGGCTATGCCGCCGGTGAAACGATCCGCATCCCGGTCGCGCACCACGACGGCAATTATTATGCCGACAGCGAAACGCTCGACCTGCTCGAAGGCGAAGGCCGCGTAGCATTCCGTTATGGCGAGGCAGTCAATGGCTCGGCGCGCGATATCGCCGGCGTGGTCAGCGCCAATGGCCGCGTGCTCGGCATGATGCCACACCCGGAACGTGCGATCGAGCCGGCCGCGGTCAACGCGCTGGGCGGTGCCGACGGACGCCGGCTGTTCGAGAACATTTTGGCAAGCTTCGCCACCGCATGA
- the purS gene encoding phosphoribosylformylglycinamidine synthase subunit PurS yields MQVRVLVRLKPGVLDPQGRAVHHALEGLGFEGVTDVRVGRLIELDVADGTDQQTLTAMCEKLLANTVIESFKIETEGCQN; encoded by the coding sequence ATGCAAGTGCGCGTCCTCGTCCGATTGAAGCCCGGCGTGCTCGACCCCCAAGGCCGCGCGGTGCACCACGCCCTCGAAGGGCTCGGGTTCGAAGGGGTGACCGATGTGCGGGTCGGCAGGCTGATCGAACTCGACGTCGCCGACGGAACCGATCAGCAAACGCTGACGGCAATGTGCGAGAAGCTGCTCGCCAACACAGTCATCGAAAGCTTCAAGATCGAAACCGAAGGGTGCCAGAACTGA
- a CDS encoding TonB-dependent receptor, protein MSHRFSAFRAAWAGSTVLAAAAFGFAAPAAAQDGEADAATEGQLATIIVTANRREENLQDVPVSADILDSERVGAIFSAAADITALAGTAPGLNVESSNGRVAPRFYIRGLGNTDFDLAASQPVSVLLDDVVMENVTLKSFPIFDVERVEVLRGPQGTLFGRNTPAGIVKVDSIKPSHDTSINAGFSFGSLDTISLNGAVGGSIAKDILAFRASAQLQRRGDWIDNGFTGEDNALGGFSDIAVRGQLLFTPTERASILAAVNFRDLDGSSTFFRGNVLGRSANQPNNTNRLNENYDRDTVFYDAGGGNVAKYQQFGATLTAAYEFDGATLTSITSHWTSEGSSRGDIDGGFVVRNAAGTVIRTGPGLIPFESDTQDSLDLKQTTQEVRLASTTDGPLSWQVGGFYFESDFDVTTIGFSFPPPVTVNHTNEAWALFGQVSYQLTEALRATGGIRYTDDQKDFFVRSGAAPQPRSVGDDQFDWDISLFADVSEDASVYAKVANSFRGPTIQGRDVAFFSAPSVAQSENITSYELGFKTELADRRVRLNGAVYYYTVEDPQFTAVGGAGNLVQLVNANKGEAYGVEFDGAFQISPQFLVTLGVAYNSTEIQDENLAVGICAQCTVTDPTRVISGTRRAFIDGNPFPNAPEWSGDFTARYGIPVGNSGEFFIFTDWVFLGETNFLLYESREFNAGSRIEGGLKIGYSGGDGQWELAAFARNITDEDNVLGVVDFNNNTAFVNDPRVIGVMFNVKY, encoded by the coding sequence ATGTCTCACCGCTTTTCCGCATTTCGTGCTGCGTGGGCCGGTTCCACCGTGCTCGCCGCTGCCGCTTTCGGCTTTGCCGCCCCCGCTGCCGCGCAGGATGGCGAGGCTGATGCCGCAACCGAAGGTCAGCTCGCCACCATCATCGTGACCGCCAACCGGCGCGAGGAAAACCTTCAGGACGTGCCGGTTTCTGCGGACATCCTCGATTCCGAGCGGGTGGGCGCCATTTTCAGCGCCGCGGCTGACATCACCGCACTGGCCGGCACCGCGCCGGGCCTGAACGTCGAAAGCTCGAACGGACGTGTCGCCCCGCGTTTCTACATCCGCGGCCTCGGCAATACCGATTTCGACCTTGCCGCATCGCAGCCGGTTTCGGTTCTGCTCGATGACGTCGTGATGGAAAACGTGACGCTCAAGAGCTTCCCGATCTTCGATGTCGAGCGGGTCGAAGTGCTGCGCGGGCCGCAAGGCACTCTGTTCGGCCGCAATACCCCGGCGGGCATCGTCAAAGTCGACTCGATCAAGCCAAGCCACGACACGTCGATCAACGCGGGCTTCTCGTTCGGCAGCCTTGATACGATCTCGCTGAACGGCGCTGTCGGCGGTTCGATCGCCAAGGACATTCTGGCCTTCCGCGCTTCGGCGCAGCTCCAGCGCCGCGGCGACTGGATCGACAACGGCTTCACCGGGGAAGATAACGCGCTTGGCGGCTTTTCCGACATAGCTGTGCGCGGGCAGTTGCTGTTCACCCCGACCGAGCGGGCCAGCATCCTCGCCGCGGTGAACTTCCGCGATCTTGACGGCTCGTCGACCTTCTTCCGCGGCAACGTGCTGGGGCGCAGCGCCAATCAGCCGAACAACACCAATCGCCTCAACGAGAATTACGACCGTGACACGGTGTTCTATGACGCCGGCGGCGGCAACGTGGCGAAGTATCAGCAGTTCGGTGCCACACTGACGGCGGCTTACGAATTCGACGGCGCAACGCTGACCTCGATCACCAGCCACTGGACCAGCGAAGGCAGCAGCCGCGGCGATATTGATGGCGGGTTTGTTGTCCGCAATGCTGCTGGCACTGTCATTCGTACGGGGCCGGGTCTTATTCCGTTTGAATCCGACACCCAGGACTCGCTTGATCTCAAGCAGACAACGCAAGAAGTGCGGCTCGCCTCGACCACCGATGGCCCGCTCAGCTGGCAGGTCGGCGGCTTCTATTTCGAGAGCGATTTCGACGTCACCACCATCGGCTTCTCCTTCCCGCCGCCGGTCACCGTCAACCACACCAACGAAGCCTGGGCGCTGTTCGGCCAAGTGAGCTACCAGCTGACCGAAGCCCTGCGCGCCACCGGCGGCATCCGCTATACTGATGACCAGAAGGACTTCTTCGTCCGCTCGGGCGCCGCGCCGCAGCCGCGCAGCGTGGGTGACGACCAGTTTGATTGGGACATCAGCCTGTTCGCGGACGTTTCGGAGGATGCGAGCGTCTATGCCAAGGTCGCCAATTCCTTCCGCGGGCCGACCATTCAGGGCCGTGACGTCGCCTTCTTCAGCGCGCCTTCGGTCGCGCAGTCGGAGAACATCACTTCCTACGAACTCGGCTTCAAGACCGAGCTCGCCGATCGCCGCGTGCGTCTGAACGGTGCGGTGTACTATTACACCGTAGAAGACCCGCAGTTCACCGCCGTGGGCGGGGCCGGCAACCTCGTGCAACTGGTCAACGCCAACAAGGGTGAGGCCTATGGCGTCGAGTTCGATGGTGCGTTCCAGATCTCGCCGCAGTTCCTTGTGACGCTCGGCGTTGCCTATAACAGCACCGAAATCCAGGATGAGAACCTTGCGGTTGGCATCTGCGCGCAGTGCACCGTCACCGATCCCACCCGCGTCATTTCGGGCACTCGCCGCGCCTTTATCGACGGCAATCCTTTCCCCAACGCGCCCGAATGGAGCGGTGATTTCACCGCCCGCTATGGCATCCCGGTGGGCAACTCGGGCGAGTTCTTCATCTTCACCGATTGGGTCTTCCTCGGCGAGACCAACTTCCTGCTTTACGAGAGCAGGGAATTCAACGCCGGCAGCCGGATCGAGGGCGGTCTGAAGATCGGCTATTCGGGCGGCGACGGACAGTGGGAACTGGCCGCCTTCGCGCGCAACATCACCGATGAAGACAACGTGCTCGGCGTCGTCGACTTCAACAACAACACCGCTTTCGTCAACGACCCGCGGGTGATCGGCGTGATGTTCAACGTCAAGTACTGA